One genomic segment of Sanyastnella coralliicola includes these proteins:
- a CDS encoding GspE/PulE family protein, whose protein sequence is MELKELDIELRQAISSEMAWEYRMVPKTDHSSSLEVYSDTLGDKTDTLREVEFLLGKTVEVHTVSQDELMVMLSTNYGRDNAQNGAEIMNYSEDFLVRLVQEADQLGSSDIHIEVYEHRARVRMRVDGHLLERHALELRDYPALINKIKVQSKLDISEKRRPQDGRIAMDIGIETIDLRVSIIPTLYGEKSVLRLLQRDASEVRLDKIGLAGNQMTIYMEGIQKPQGIVLISGPTGSGKTTTLYASLRHLNQTERNVITVEDPIEYTLEGINQLQLNEAIGLTFAKALRAFLRQDPDVIMLGEIRDKETAEMAVRASLTGHLVFSTIHTQSAWGTIDRLMDMGVPSYMISSTLNLSVAQRLVRKLCNNCKQEVSIDEVQLPSELSSKNFGTNKVQVAKGCPSCFHTGYKGRAALFEIIPINESLRAVIREKERPEISQLKEFGFKSLKDQAIELVSNGTTSVEETFGILSVNSF, encoded by the coding sequence ATGGAGCTTAAGGAACTTGACATAGAATTACGACAAGCCATCTCGTCAGAAATGGCATGGGAGTACCGCATGGTTCCAAAAACAGATCACAGCAGCTCGCTTGAAGTCTATTCTGACACCCTTGGGGATAAAACTGATACTTTACGAGAAGTTGAATTTTTGCTGGGTAAGACCGTGGAAGTGCATACGGTTTCACAGGATGAATTGATGGTCATGCTCTCTACTAACTATGGTAGAGACAATGCTCAGAATGGAGCAGAAATCATGAACTATTCCGAAGACTTCTTGGTTCGCCTCGTTCAAGAGGCAGATCAGTTGGGCAGTTCTGATATTCATATTGAAGTCTACGAGCACAGAGCAAGAGTGCGCATGCGGGTTGACGGACACCTGCTCGAAAGGCACGCACTGGAACTACGGGATTATCCGGCGCTTATCAACAAGATCAAGGTGCAATCGAAGCTTGATATTTCAGAGAAACGTCGTCCGCAAGATGGACGAATTGCGATGGATATAGGTATCGAGACGATTGATTTACGTGTATCGATCATACCCACCTTGTACGGTGAGAAGTCAGTGTTGCGATTGCTGCAGCGTGATGCTTCTGAAGTTCGGCTTGATAAGATTGGTCTAGCAGGTAATCAGATGACAATCTACATGGAAGGGATTCAAAAACCTCAAGGGATTGTGTTAATCTCGGGGCCAACAGGTTCGGGAAAAACCACAACACTCTACGCGAGTTTGCGACACCTCAACCAAACCGAACGCAATGTCATCACCGTTGAAGATCCGATCGAGTATACATTAGAAGGAATCAATCAACTTCAATTAAATGAAGCGATAGGACTGACTTTCGCGAAGGCTCTAAGAGCATTCCTCCGTCAAGATCCTGATGTGATTATGTTAGGGGAGATTCGAGACAAAGAAACTGCGGAAATGGCCGTACGGGCTAGTCTTACTGGGCACTTAGTCTTTTCTACCATTCACACACAATCAGCATGGGGAACCATCGATCGATTGATGGATATGGGGGTGCCTTCGTACATGATATCGTCAACCTTGAATCTTTCTGTAGCACAGCGTTTGGTGCGCAAACTGTGCAACAACTGTAAGCAAGAAGTTTCAATCGATGAGGTCCAACTTCCCTCAGAATTGTCTTCAAAGAACTTTGGAACGAATAAGGTTCAGGTCGCGAAAGGTTGTCCTTCTTGTTTCCATACCGGGTACAAGGGAAGAGCTGCATTATTTGAAATTATTCCTATCAATGAATCACTTAGAGCTGTGATTCGTGAAAAAGAACGTCCAGAAATATCTCAACTTAAAGAATTCGGTTTCAAGTCGTTGAAAGATCAAGCCATTGAGCTCGTATCAAATGGTACGACCAGCGTCGAGGAAACCTTTGGTATTCTTTCGGTCAATAGTTTTTGA
- a CDS encoding type IV pilin protein has protein sequence MNESKLRALTLMELLIVLAIIGIIILMALPNFTGLISNAHSLEAQQQLGIIHSFQKTYFFTHSKYSEDLNAIHFEENKLVTQGGNGKYDFEIVNASPNSFLARATAVVDFDGDGEYNVWEIDQDKTLREVVPD, from the coding sequence ATGAACGAGTCCAAACTACGCGCCCTCACCCTCATGGAACTCCTCATCGTACTCGCGATAATCGGGATCATCATTTTGATGGCACTTCCGAATTTCACGGGGTTGATATCGAATGCGCATAGTTTAGAAGCACAGCAGCAATTGGGGATTATTCATAGTTTTCAGAAGACCTATTTCTTCACCCATTCGAAATACAGTGAAGACCTAAATGCGATTCACTTCGAAGAAAATAAACTGGTGACGCAGGGTGGTAATGGGAAGTATGACTTTGAGATTGTCAATGCGAGTCCAAACAGTTTCTTGGCTCGTGCTACTGCTGTGGTAGATTTTGATGGAGATGGCGAGTACAACGTATGGGAGATTGATCAGGATAAAACCTTACGAGAGGTTGTTCCTGATTGA